ctgaaaaggcaaaataaatagatttattGATGGAGAAAGGCAGAGCTCGCAGCCACGGGATGCgcagggagggctggggagggcaaAAAAGCTGCCCTGACATTGCAAATCAcctttttttggggtgggaaatgcagagcagccaggtgaggaggggaaaacacctccaggaggggaaaagagggagaagtgaggcaggaggaggggaagcagCCAGCCCCCAGCATCCCGCAGCGGGGCCACCCCCAGACTGGGGGGGTCTGGGTTATTTAGGGGTGTTTTccaggctgggggggggtcagagCCGGGGTGAGGGGGGCGGGGAGCAGGACACAACTTTTTTTCTGGCTATTTACTTtggtttttaacatttttccctttctttacgaaAATTTTTCAGCGTAAAAAATaaaaggcgggggggggagcGAAGCGGCAGCCCCCgagggaggaaaaaacaaataaacacgACACCCAACCGGATCCAAACCCGCCCGGGAAGAACAATGAGAGCGGCGGGGGGGGAGGAAacgggaaggggggggggggggggtcccggtaaTGAGGGGGGGTCCCCGGTTTGGGGGCCACCTGGGGTGAACGGAGGGGTCCCGGCGGcagcagggggtgcagggagcgAGGAGGGGAGGGGACGGAGCCCCCCGTGAAGCCGGGCGGGGCGGTTACCTGGGCGCCGCGGAGCCGCCTCCCCGCAGCCCGGCGTCCTCCGGCTGCTGagcggccgccccgccgccccggccccccTTGACGGCGCCGCGCCGCTAGCCCCGCCCCCCCTCGGGGAGGGGCAGCCAATCAGCGCTCGGCGTGGGGAAGACGGACAGCACCGAGAACCAATCGCAGGGCGCCGTCTGCACGCGGGCCACGCCCCCTTCGCCGAGACGCGCCCCTAGGACTGCGCAGGGGCGGGGCGCGGTATGCAAAGGAGCGCCCCgcgcggccaatgggagcgggGCAGGGCGTGCCCCGCAGCCAATAGCAatgcgggagggggcggggctacgCGTCTCCGCCAATGGGCTGCGAGGAGCGGGCCAATCAGAGGGAGGGGGCGTGTCCCCGCGCGGCCAATGGGGAGGAGAGGCCGGCGATTCAAACTGACAGGAGGGAGCGGCCATGGCCGGCGGCGCTTTCGAGGAGCGCTGCGTGTCCGTGCTCTGCTGCCGCTTCTGCTCGCACCGCCTGAGCTCGCGGGGCATGAAGGCCGTGCTGCTGGCCGACACCGACACCGACCTGTACTCCACCGACGTCCCGCCCTCGGGGTAAGCGCCGGCACCGAAAGCGCCCGCGGGgggggagctttggaaagctCCTGGAGCGGGTTGGGTTGAAAGGGCCTTAAAAATCATCCGGTTCTAACCCCCTGGcagggatcaggggctccaagcgccatccagcctggcctgaatgcctcagggatggggcagcctgttccagggccgcGCCACCCTCATCGCAAacaaatttctccttatgtctagtctcaatctgatccagagccccttcccagctttcctggagcccctttccacactgtaaactgctctaaggtctccccacagccttctctcctccaggctgaacaaccccaactctcccagcctgtgctCCTCATGcatgaggtgctccagccctcagatcatctttctagcctcccctggacctgttccaacagctccatctcctttgtatgttgaggattccagagctggacacagtcctccagatgaggtctcacgagagaggaacagaggggcagaatcccctccctcgccctgctggccacgctgcttctgatgcagcccaggacacaggtggtttctgggctgtgagcacgtGTCGCCAGCCCATGCCAAGCTGCTCAGCAACCAgcacctcaaagtccatccagttccacccatgGGCAGCGACTCCTCCCATtagatctggttgctccaagccccatccaacctggtcttgaacccctccagggatggggcagccaccacttcttggGGCACTCTGGCCCAAGACTTCCCcaggaatatattttttcccaagacctcatcccaatctcccctttcagctgaaaaccattccctcccttcctatccctgccctccctgatcaaaagcccctccccagcttttcttgatcccttttcagtactggaagctgctctaaggtctccacagagctttctcttctccctgcttaacaaccccaactctctcagcctgtgctccaTCTTCATAGCCTCCTCTcgacttgttccaacagttccatatccttttgTTGATGCTTCACAATACTGGacgcaatactccaggtggggtctcacaggagcagaacagaggggcagagtcaCAGTCTAATTTCATCTTACCATGAGGAAAATGTAGGCTGGGGAAGCCACAGGGAgtttctccagctccctccttaaGCAAAGATTGGAATTTGAAATAAATCGTGCAAACAGAACAAACCTGATCTCACACTGGTTCCAGGACTCTCCTCCAAGCCGGTCGCATGTTCCTTTCCCATAACAATATTTGAATACTAAGGAAATAAGATTGCAAAATCATATGTTAATCAGAAAGTATGAGTTAAAATGGAGATAAGAAATcaaaggtttggttttaaatgtcCTCGCCTTTAAGCTACGGCTCTGCAGCCTCAGCTGAGGTTTGTCAGGAACCAGGGTGATGTCCATAGCTGGGTGTGTGCCTGGCAGCCTTAGGGCCCAGTGGGCAAGCCTTGGGGTCAGGAGCAGCCGTGCTTCCTAGGCTGATTTGAAAAGACTTGCAATATGCTCTTGTAATGTCACACGCGTCTCTGTGTCTATCTGAGCACGATTAGCAGCTGATAGGAAGATGGAACggtggctgccccttccctggaggttctcaagccaggctggatgagggtttgagcaacctgatccatgggaggatgtccctgcccatggcagggtgttcgacctggatgatctttaatgtcccttccaacccaacccattccatgattctgtgattacacGATTGGGAAAGTtaacccctcctgccccccacaAGTCTAATGGCAACATTTTGTTGTGACTTCAGACCCGTATTATCCAGACAGCTGTAATCATAGGCACATCTAAACAtctgtattttccctttcttcccatcTAGTACCGTTGATTTCATCGGAAGCTGCTATTTCACAGAGATCTGCAAATGCAAGCTGAAGAACATCGCGTGCTTGAAGTGGTAAGAATGCTATTCAGTGACACCAACACCTCCTCGAGAGCTACTGGTTAACCTCACTGGGGACGAGTGCGATTGGAGAGGCAAGGGATGAATGAACAGATTGCACACTCCATTTCAAATTTAATGCTGCTCGATAGAAACTCAACCCACTACACGTGGGCACGGCTGCCAGTCTATTTCTGTGCAAATCCCTGGTGGAAATGTGACAACCTTGTCAGTAGTCTGAGTCTAAGGGAAAGCTTGCATGCCACCTGCCTGATTAAATGTCTGCAGCAACACTGAGATAACTGTGTGAATAAGGCCACAGTAAGAAGTAGTTACTCACATTCTAATTAATAGAACATCCTCTTGGCAGATCGAGTTGTTGCTAGCAGATGGAACATGCTGTCACTGAAGTTCTCAGAGTTCTTTTATGCTCTTTATTAATGCCTGATATTTAAGAGTGAAAACAGCACCTCTCAAGTAGCTCACAGTTATGTGAGAAGATCCTTCCAGCTTCACAATAAAGACTTTTACCTTGCTCAGATTTAAATGGTGTGATAGGAACACAGTATTTTATATTTCggacaggaggagagaaaaagaaacttctcACTAGATTATGACTGAGAAAGTCAAAAAAATGATTGTTCAGGGTCTCAACCTAGGAGAGCAGGAAAGGCTTCGATATTCCCAGTCTCATTACTCCCATGCGCAGTGCTTCTGCACAAATGGATTTTATGTGAGACGAACTTCTACGTTGATTGCAATGGAATGACTGGCCTTCCAAAACAAAGACACAACACCATTTGTTGATGTGCAAACTAGTCTGGATTACACAATTTAGGTTACTAAGTGGTTCTCTGTGCCAGAGATCTGAAACTTAGATATTCTGTAACTCCTGACAGATGTTCCCTGAACTTTATCGAAACAGGACCATTACATAATGGTCTGGTACCGTGGCTACTTTGCATCAGTTTGAGCTGGAAAAGCCAACACGATTTGTGTTGCTCATGACTTCCCTTGTCTTTCTAGTGGTAATGTTGTGGGTTATCATGTGATTTCTCCCTGCAAACCTTGCCTGCTGTCCTGCAACAACGGCCACCTCTGGATGTTCCATAGCCACGCAGTCTTTGGCATCAACAGACTAGACTCTTCTGGTAAGGAACACGTATTTCCTTCTCATCTCTAAAATCTTGAATTCTAAGCCCTTCTAATGAAGTGTCTCGATATAGATAAAGCATATGGAGGGAGTCTAACATATGGAGGCATAAAGCAAGTAGCTGTAGCTACTTTGCAAATGCAAATTTCTCAGTGGAAATTTATCTTCACCAGAAAACTGAAGGATTTTCTGAAGCGATGCTATAACCAGCACAAACACAACCACCGGTTGCTATTTATAGTGGCACGTATAGCTTTACTGCGCTGTTAGGCAGCTGTCCAACGGGCACTCTGGGTGAGTCATGTAGCGCTTTGACCCTCTAGAACTGAGTCCTCATTAGTCCAACCTGAAGTTACAGCCCGTGCGAGCGAGTTTCTCCAGCTCGGTGTTGTCTGGGTGCCAACTGTCTAGCATAATTTGCCTCAAGTCCTCAGGAGTGCATAGCATTCTGACAAATCATTCCTCCTCCTTACAGATGGGAGTAACTTACTGCCTAAACCTTTCAGTGTCACCTGTGCTTCAGATCAATGCGTTTATAAATAAATCAGCCATGAGGGGATTATCAATAGCTACATGAATTAGCTACATAAATACATCTGTGGGCAGGGACGTATTCTTTGAACTGTGCTGTAAACAGCAACGCTTACAAGATTACTTTGGAAGAGAAATAGGGAATAGTCGAGATATATTTATCATGAACATGACTTATCAGGTTTTGCAATAATTAGAGTacttattttctctgaaaatacagTTGTGCAACTGAAAAATAAGGTCATGAGccaaaaatacactttttttcctcctgtctcCTTCCCACCAGGTGTGAATGTTTTGCTCTGGGGCAACTTGCCAGATTTGGAGGAAAGCACAGATGAAGATACGTCCTGCACCTCTGAGGAGGAGTATATCAGATAAATGTTAACTACAACATACTACAGCATCTTCCTTGGATTCCTTACACTGCTGTTTGGTTTGAATATAGTTATTTTTCCTGCTGACCTGTCACAGCCTAAACAATACAGGCAACCAGAAAATCTGGAAAACAATCCCAAAAAAGGAAGGCATCATCTTCCTCTATCACTGTAGCCTTCCACACACGCTAGGCAGATGCAAGAGTCTATCCTCTGACTAGAGACACACCTTGATTAGATGTGAAATGCAGAGGGAAGGTGCTTTTACTGAGGTCTAGATCTGATTTGTTCTTTACCTTTAAATCTCAAGAGTTGACAGTGCTtcttaactgtatttttcttctttcctaaaGGAATATTCAGAGAGCAAAGTTTTTCAGTTGCTGTAAGTATGGCTTAAAAATCTTAAGAAATAGTCGATCTGGCTGACGAAGTTCTGAAAGAGCTCTGCTTTCGTGGTTGCACAGCCCATTGCCCAGAGCTTCTATTCTGAGTGTTCTGAATAAGTGGCTGCAAGCTTTGGCACTATGGCTCTATGATCTGGCTCTCCTGCTTTCAGCAGCTTGTTCTCCAGGCACCCAACACATGCTAGGATGCTTCTGAAGTTGGGCTGGGGACCTGTCTTACAGACTCTCCCCATCTTcatctttcagtattttatgaTCACGTTTCTGTAGAGATAcagttcattttttcccctaggCATCCCTCCAAAACAGAACTCAGTCATCCTACTGGGTCTTTttagagaatgaaaaaagaaatcaggttAAATTTTTGGTGTTCATGCCTAACCTTACATCCTGAAGCGTACAGACAATCTGGTTACTGTAAGAAATAATGGATTCAAAGCTCACTATCTGAGTTATTACAGGCATAGTATTTAACTTTTATAAACTAAATGCTCCTTCACCTGCTTCCCTGAAGGATCACCTTTGGAAAACTAAAGGTACAATCGTACAAGAGAACAGAGTACATATTTAAACTTGGACTGATGCTGAATGAATCATTCTATAGCCTCTTGCAATACCTGGAAGAGCTGCAATTAAGGCAGATCTGAATTGTCTTAATACCTTTACTGTACATTACACATTTCTTAATTAATGGTACTACCTCTTCTGCATTGTTTAAATGTATattgagatatatatatatgtatgtatgtacatgGACTTGGATGTGTATGTCTTGTTTTGAGTTCCtgtgttatagaatcatagaatagtttgggttggaagggaccttaaagaacaccTGCTCATTAAACGAAAGTTTGTGTAATGATACTGGCCAATCAAAACAATTAAATAGCATTTTGTATTAAACTAGTTGAATAATGAGGTTCTTACTactatggttttgttttgcagacaCCCTAAAAAAATCTCCTCCCTTTTAGactgacaaagatgacagtTTCTCAGTCTGAAAGGTATTTAGTCAGTTAACTCTTCTGCAACACAACATCCCATTCCTTGCCAGTTCTTTCTGCTGCAGGAATTCCATCATGTTGTGACTACAGGATTAAGCTGGCAAAGTGACATATCACACAAAGATTTCTTTCCAACAGAATTCACGAGCTAAAAATACATCCGATTGTTTTTGTGTAAGTAGCACAAATAGTTCAAATAAAATTCCCATAATATAATTCCGCTTTGGTGCAAATTTGGCACTTGCCATTTATAACCCTGACCCTTCCAGCAACCCCTgtgtgagcagcagagctggctctAGAGCTGCTCTGACACACATCGAGTCAACAATTCTAGTTTTGCTCCCTATCTGTTCATACACATCGTTCATAGCAGAACTTCCAGCTCTACTTTAATTACACCAGCCTTAATTACACCTCAACCAGGCATCagcctgaaacaaaaaaaaagggccaACTTTTAAGTCAGTTCAGTGTTCTTTTTTGAGGATAAAGGAGTTGTAGGTATCatatacaaaataaacaaataccaTCTACTGCTCCAGCTGTCCTGAGTGTTACCAAACAAACAGATCTGTTCTCTctccaaaataaaaagacaactAGCTCAGCTGTTTGTGCTAAAGCCATCAGCCCTGCTCGCAGAGCCTTCATGTTTTGGGTTAAGCTTCCAAGATCACCCTGTGTAGGGCTGATAGACAGATCTAACACCAAAGATCTGGCACAAACCCAGATCAATATTTCTAGAAACGTTCCCAAGTACTTCACCCCATGAAAAGCttcatttgaaacaaaacaactcAATTTTCCGTGGGCTTTTTTGTTGTCTCCATAATCCTTAACATACAAAGTAGTTGTGCATGGCACAACCTTGGAATCTGGTGTGAGtcagttggaagatgatggtTACATGGTATTTGGTATAATAATGCTGAACGTGAAAACAGATGCTAACTTGGAGAGTGGATATCTCAGCAGGGCTTGGGCTCCTGTGGGGTCGATGGTCAGTCTGGATTGGAGCAGCCACCGAGCTGTTGTCTTTGAGCAGGATTACACAGTGAAATTTTCCGTCATCCTCGCTGCGCAGCCAATGGAGGCAAAAGCAGAGCACAAAGCTGACAGACAAGAACCGAGTCCTGAggcttttctcttctgctcGTTAAGGTACGCAAGGCAAATAATTAAAGGATTTGAGTGGCTCTAAGCAGATCTAGGTTTGTTCAGAGCACCAGGCAAAGGGTCTTAAATTTCAGACTCAAAGGCAGTGCTTCCGCAAGACTCCCCAGTGCTCCTGGCACCGACAGCCCAGCTGGAATCGATGCTACGAGCCTTAATGCCCACGGATTGCGCCTGTCACAGGGCGCTCCTCGCTCACACCACGTCCCGGGCcccttcccagcagctctgcagctccaaGGTCTTGTGTAACACAGACTTGTAGGTTCAGGGTCACAGACCTGTTGGGATGAGCACATTTGAAAGTAGAATTCCAAACACCACGGAGGATAAATaactttgatttgatttttaaatcgCAGGGACCTGCGTAATCTCGCTGCCATCGATGGTTAACCACTTTCTTTCCTGCAATGCCTGATCTGCAATGCACAATATTGGCTGGAGGCGCAGGAGAAATCACAGCATGACAGTGATAAATTGATTCCCCTTTATATTAAATAAGGCtagaaaaagcacatttaaatATCTTCACTATTCCAGTAGACATTCATGCCTAAGCATAATCTTACATTTAGGTAACACCATTCATCCCAAAATGCTTCCCAACGACAAACAGCTAAGAATTCTTTTACCATTGAACCGCAGCCAACTCCAGGATGCAAAGCAGCTGCCAAGTAAACAACATGCTGCAAGGACCAGGGTAAGCATCGCTCTGTAATGAAATTCCGTACGTGATCTCTATCAGCACAAACCGATACGCTGATTAGCGAGGGAGGTTCGACTTGAAAGACACTCTTCTTACACGGGTTGGAATGCGGTTCATCCACTTCTGGCCAGATGACAGATGGGTCACCTCTCCTCGGACCGAACCTGGAGTCCCAGGGTTTGAATCTGAGATGGAGTCCGAGGATAAGAGACAGAAATCACTGAGctgtctttcattttctgctcttctctctaGCGTGCAAGAGCAAGCGTGCTTTTTAAAGTCAAGGAAAATGGTCATTTATTATAAATCACCCAATTACTTTGTTGTGAGAGGTCATTGttacatattttattacatttgcaGCCTAGTTTCTGAAAGCATACCCCAAGGAACAGCACATATCCCAAGCGAACAGCTTTTGTGTGTTATTATTTGGATTAAGGGAGTGTCTGCAGGCTGGTGTAGTGTAACAACTGTGGTACCTGTTGTGCAAGAAACTGTACGGGCACAGGGCCCTGTAAACAGAGCAGCCAGGGGATGGCAAGGGA
This portion of the Phaenicophaeus curvirostris isolate KB17595 chromosome 24, BPBGC_Pcur_1.0, whole genome shotgun sequence genome encodes:
- the FAM72A gene encoding protein FAM72A, with protein sequence MAGGAFEERCVSVLCCRFCSHRLSSRGMKAVLLADTDTDLYSTDVPPSGTVDFIGSCYFTEICKCKLKNIACLKCGNVVGYHVISPCKPCLLSCNNGHLWMFHSHAVFGINRLDSSGVNVLLWGNLPDLEESTDEDTSCTSEEEYIR